The following is a genomic window from Cupriavidus basilensis.
TAGCGTGGGCGGCGGCCAGACCGATGGTCAGTGTCACTCCGCAAACGGCTAATGCCCCCGCAATTCGTAGCAATCGATGCATGTCTGTCTCCTTTGAACGTGATCTTTATGGTGATCACTGTGGTCGGGCGGATTACACGTCAGATCGTCCCATCGCGGCGCATTGCCTCAATTTGCTCCACAGACTTCCCGAGCTCATTTTTCAGGATGGTTTCAGTGTGTTCGCCCAGCGCTGGGGGCGCGCGAAGGTAGTCGATACTGCTGCGAGAGAACTTGATAGGGTTCGCAACCTGGGGCGCGCTTGCACCGCTGCTGTGGGGCAAAGAGAAAACCATTTCACGCGCCCGGATATGGGGATCCTCCAGTGCTTCTGGAATGCTCTGGATCGGGCCACAAGGTACGCCGACCGATTCCAGCAGTTTGAGCCACGTGTCTCTCTCTTCTTCTTCAAAGCGAGCCGAGAGCACCTCCACAAGACTTTCACGGTTCTTTAGACGATCCGCATTGCGTCGATAGCGGTCATCATCCGGAAGATTGATTAAACCCAGCGCTTCGCACATGGCTCGGAACTGCCGGTCATTACCGACTGCTACGATCAGAGAGCCATCGCTTGCAGGGAATGACTGATAGGGTGCGAGATTGGGGTGCGCGTTGCCCCAACGACGCGGGTGGCTCCCGCCCACCAAATAGTTCGAGGCCTGGTTTGCCAGCCACGCCACCTGCGTATCCAGCAGGCTCATATCGACGTACTGCCCGCGGCCACTGCCGACTCGCTCAAATAGCGCGCTGACAATTGCAACGCTTGCATACATGCCAGTCATCAAGTCCGATATGGGCACCCCGCATTTTTGCGGGCCGCCACCGGGGACGCCGTCGCGCTCGCCTGTGATGCTCATCAGCCCGCCCATGGCTTGCACCACGAAATCGTATCCAGCCCGCTTGCGGTATGGGCCCGTCTGCCCGAAGCCGGTGATGGAGCAGTAGACGAGCCGAGGATTGATCTCACTCAGGGTCTTGAAGTCCAACCCGTAACGTTGCATATCGCCGAACTTGTAGTTCTCAACGAAGACGTCGCAATCTTTGACTAGCTCGTGCAGCAAATCCTGACCGACCTTGCTGCTGACATCCAGAGTGATCGAACGCTTCCCGCGATTGGCGCAAAGGAAGTACGCCGACTCTTCCGTCGTCGTGCCATCCTCACGAGTAAGGAAAGGCGGGCCCCAAGCTCGCGTGTCATCGCCGGTGCCGGGACGCTCAACCTTCATCACGTCAGCGCCCAGGTCGGACAATAGTTGCGTGCTCCAGGGTCCAGCAAGGATCCGGCTCAAGTCTAGGACCTTGATACCTGCAAGGGGGCCTGCCATATCTCCTACTCCTCTTTTTTGAGTTTCTAACTAATTAGCTCGGGTCGAACAGCACGCCAGGGTTCAAGACCTGGTGCGGATCAAAGGCCTGCTTGGCGGCCTTTAGCGCGGTGCAGAACAGCTCCGGCCGTTCCTTGTCGTACCAAGGGCGATGGTCCCGACCAAGCGCATGGTGGTGGGTCACCGTACCGCCTGCGTCCACCATGGCTTGCTCTCCAATGCGTTTGATCGCTTGGAACTGCTCGGGCAATCGAGCCTTATCGCCATAGGCAAACCACGTGAAATATGGCGCAGGGCCATCAGGGTAGAGGTGGGTAAAGCGGCAAGTCACCGAACCCGGGCGGCCGGTAACTTCG
Proteins encoded in this region:
- a CDS encoding CaiB/BaiF CoA transferase family protein, with amino-acid sequence MAGPLAGIKVLDLSRILAGPWSTQLLSDLGADVMKVERPGTGDDTRAWGPPFLTREDGTTTEESAYFLCANRGKRSITLDVSSKVGQDLLHELVKDCDVFVENYKFGDMQRYGLDFKTLSEINPRLVYCSITGFGQTGPYRKRAGYDFVVQAMGGLMSITGERDGVPGGGPQKCGVPISDLMTGMYASVAIVSALFERVGSGRGQYVDMSLLDTQVAWLANQASNYLVGGSHPRRWGNAHPNLAPYQSFPASDGSLIVAVGNDRQFRAMCEALGLINLPDDDRYRRNADRLKNRESLVEVLSARFEEEERDTWLKLLESVGVPCGPIQSIPEALEDPHIRAREMVFSLPHSSGASAPQVANPIKFSRSSIDYLRAPPALGEHTETILKNELGKSVEQIEAMRRDGTI